A segment of the Candidatus Angelobacter sp. genome:
TCCTGCCGCCCCGCTCCTGCAACCGCCAGCACATGTCCACGTCGTCGCCCGCCTTTTGGAACACCGGATCGAAACCGCCGATTTCTTCGAGCGCCCACTTGTAAAACGCCATGTTGCAGCCGGGGATGTGTTCGGCGTCCCGGTCCGACAACATTACGTGCGCAGGCCCGCCGGGCGAAACCATGACCGCTGCGGCAACGCATGAATCGTCTGGTGGAAGAAAATTGTGTCCACCGACAGCGACGAATTCGCCGCTCAACAAATCGCCGACGAGGTAATAGAGCCAGTCTTCATCCGCCCGGCAGTCGGAATCGGTGAACGCAATGATTTCGCCGACGGCCGCGCTGATGCCGGTATTGCGCGCGACGGAGAGGCCGTGGTTGTCCTGGCGGACATAGCGAATTTTGCCAAACTCTTTCGCAATGTCCGGCGTGGAATCGGTCGAGCCGTCATCCACGAGGATGACTTCGTAATCAGGATAATTCAGGCTCACAAGAGAGCCAAGGCATGCCTTGAGCGTGCGCGCACCATTGTACGATGCGACCACGACGGAAACCTTTGGAAGACGTGGCAATGGAAAATGCGGCGAGCCGCCAAAGACCTTTTGGACCGTCCAAAACGACTCCTTCGGTTTGCGATCGCGCCCGGTGATGCCGAAACCCCAATCTTCAATCCGCCGACCGCTTCTGAACCAGTCGTCCGTGTAACTGAAGAGGACGGCGCCGGCCAGACCCGCGCGAAAGACCGATTCAATCTGCCAGCCGAGGATTTCACACTTGTTCGGCTCACTCTCGCGGATGGAGTCAATGCCGAATTCACCGAGGATGAGCGGTCTGGTGTCTGCGAGCATCTGTAACCTGGCGAGATAGCTTTCAAACGTCTTCTTTTGGTGCAGGTAAACGTTGAAACAGACGAAGTCGATGTTTTGCGGATGAATGAACTCAGTCGGCGGAAACGAAGCGAAGGTGCACAAACAGTCCGGATCGGTGGATTTGGCGATCTCCACGAGTTCTTCGATAAAGTCCGTCACGGCGCGCGCGCCGCTCCAGCGGACGATTTCCGCGGGGATCTCGTTCACCACGCTGCAGGCGAATACCGCGGGGTGGCCCGCCCAGGCGGCCACGGCGTTTCGCACAGCCGCTCGTGCCTCCGCCTTTGCGTTTGACGATTCGAGGAAACACAGATGGTTCGGCCACGGCACATCCACGAGAACTTTGAGGTGATGCCCGGTCGCGAGATCCAGAAACCAGCGTGGAGGTGGGCAGTAAACCCGGACGAGATTGGCGTCCAGTTCGCGAAGCTGAAGAAAATCGCGCGCCACCTGATCGGGCGAGGGAAACATCTCTCCCTGCGCGTTCGGCGCAAACGGACCGTAGGCAAGACCCTTCACATGGAATTTTTCCCGGCCGAGCCGGAAAAACTTTCCATCCACGCTTACTCGCGGTGCGGGTTTGCTGTGAGCACTCATGGCGGTACGCGAATTTCGGGGTCAGATTTTTCGGCGCAGCATGAGCACACCAAGGAGCGGGCAACGGTCCGGCCGGATCCCGAGAGGCAGTCCGCAAAACAACAGGGGCATGACGCTGCCGATCACAGATCCGGAGCAGGGCAACTTCCGCACAGGACTTCTATTACGTAAGCAAAATGACTTCGGCAACTGAATTGAAATTCAAATTGTTTCGAGGCGGGCGGCGATCGTGTCGAGTCGACGTCACGAGACGCTCACCAGCCGGCCACCGCGACGGACACGATAGCGGCGGCAACGCCACTCAACCGTGTTGCCGAGGAATGCAAACACCCAGATCAACACGTTCAACAAGTCTTTCGCAGGCGCCAGCCAAAAATTATGCACATGCGTCAGGGACTGGGTCAGTTTTTGTTGGTTCCTCATGGCGGTCAGGATGCGCGCCAGCAGGCATGCGGCAACAATCCACGAGCAGTCGGGCAGGCGCAAAACGCCCGTCCTGTAACCGGTCGCTCCCTGCCAGGAACCGGCGAAATGCGCTCCGGTTGAGACAAGTTGAACGATCCACCATAGCAGCGGCCACAGCGTGGCGTTGCCAAGGAGGCTGAAAAAATAAGGCAGCGGCTGACAGACGCGGATCGTGCGCGCCCAGCGGAGCTGGTGGCGCCACACTTCGCTCCAGCTCTTCGGCGATTCCCAACACTCGACGACGACCGGCGAAAGAACAATCCGCC
Coding sequences within it:
- a CDS encoding glycosyltransferase — protein: MSAHSKPAPRVSVDGKFFRLGREKFHVKGLAYGPFAPNAQGEMFPSPDQVARDFLQLRELDANLVRVYCPPPRWFLDLATGHHLKVLVDVPWPNHLCFLESSNAKAEARAAVRNAVAAWAGHPAVFACSVVNEIPAEIVRWSGARAVTDFIEELVEIAKSTDPDCLCTFASFPPTEFIHPQNIDFVCFNVYLHQKKTFESYLARLQMLADTRPLILGEFGIDSIRESEPNKCEILGWQIESVFRAGLAGAVLFSYTDDWFRSGRRIEDWGFGITGRDRKPKESFWTVQKVFGGSPHFPLPRLPKVSVVVASYNGARTLKACLGSLVSLNYPDYEVILVDDGSTDSTPDIAKEFGKIRYVRQDNHGLSVARNTGISAAVGEIIAFTDSDCRADEDWLYYLVGDLLSGEFVAVGGHNFLPPDDSCVAAAVMVSPGGPAHVMLSDRDAEHIPGCNMAFYKWALEEIGGFDPVFQKAGDDVDMCWRLQERGGRIGFSPAGFVWHYRRSTIRAYLKQQIGYGEAEALLMRKHPEYFNFFGGGMWRGRIYTASKFGVTLQRPVIYHGLFGSGFFQKLYIPQPAFLLMFFTSLEYHVLITLPLLVLSASFYALLPVAVTSICISLGVCALAAAQAELPKRKKRRWSRPLVALLFLLQPIVRGWARYGWRLTARSEPPVFKRAVPTAGLDGLRSARLTCYGSEAGQDRYFFLQGVLSKLHAEEWQYKTDAGWSDHDVEIFGSRWSRLRLTTVTEELGRGKRVFRCRLKANWSLPARIAFWAACGAESLVIAMLTPAHPWIWLLLLSLSVFGWWLERQKRNVLLWIDALLDEVAAEQNLVKIQPDSKSRKSPAFASSSDISTNREVIEGKG